One segment of Brassica napus cultivar Da-Ae chromosome C3, Da-Ae, whole genome shotgun sequence DNA contains the following:
- the LOC106361102 gene encoding UDP-glucuronate:xylan alpha-glucuronosyltransferase 2 isoform X2, protein MLLSSLHSQGKVTRGVKMQELTVENQINKIGSQIASNQTKLEAPSFMEEILTRGLGKTKIGMVNMEEADLTQWKRYGETNHIHFDRVSKLFTWHDLFPEWIDEEEDHEVPTCPEIPMPDLERLEKFDLIVVKLPCKYPEEGWRREVLRLQVNLVAANLVAKKGKTDWTWKSKVLFWSKCQPMIEIFRCDDMEKREGNWWLYRPEVVRLQQKVSLPIGSCNLALPLWAPQGIDKVYDLTKIKAETRRPKREAYATVLHSSESYVCGAITLAQSLLKTNTKRDLILLHDDSISITKLRALAAAGWKLRRILRIRNPLAEKDSYNEYNYSKFRLWQLTDYDKVVFIDADIIVLLNLDLLFHFPQMSATGNDVWIFNSGVMVIEPSNCTFSTIMSQRNDIVSYNGGDQGYLNEIFVWWHRLPRRVNFLKNFWSNTTNERNIKNSLFTAEPPQLYAVHYLGWKPWLCYRDYDCNFDVEQHVYASDAAHDRWWKVHDAMDEDLQRFCRLTKKRRTELNWERRRSRRRGSTDFHWRINVTDPRRRRSYLIG, encoded by the exons ATGCTCCTTTCGTCATTGCACTCCCAAGGTAAG GTAACGAGAGGAGTGAAGATGCAAGAACTCACTGTAGAGAACCAAATAAACAAGATAGGTTCACAAATCGCTAGTAACCAGACCAAGCTTGAGGCACCAAGCTTCATGGAGGAGATTCTAACAAGAGGGTTAGGGAAAACAAAGATAGGGATGGTAAACATGGAAGAAGCCGATCTTACCCAATGGAAACGTTATGGAGAAACTAATCACATACATTTTGACCGTGTGTCTAAGCTTTTCACATGGCATGACTTGTTTCCTGAATGGATAGACGAAGAGGAAGATCACGAGGTTCCCACATGTCCTGAGATACCAATGCCTGATTTGGAAAGATTAGAGAAGTTTGATTTGATAGTAGTGAAGCTGCCTTGTAAGTACCCTGAAGAAGGGTGGAGAAGAGAGGTTTTAAGGTTGCAAGTCAACCTTGTCGCGGCTAACTTGGTGGCCAAGAAAGGGAAGACGGATTGGACATGGAAGAGCAAAGTGTTGTTTTGGAGCAAATGTCAACCGATGATTGAGATTTTCCGGTGTGATGATATGGAGAAGAGGGAGGGAAATTGGTGGTTGTATCGGCCAGAGGTGGTTAGGTTACAGCAGAAGGTTAGTTTGCCCATCGGATCTTGCAATCTTGCTCTTCCTTTGTGGGCACCACAAG GTATAGACAAAGTGTATGACCTAACAAAGATAAAAGCAGAGACAAGACGACCAAAACGTGAGGCCTACGCAACCGTCCTCCACTCTTCCGAATCTTACGTCTGTGGCGCCATAACTCTGGCTCAAAGCCTCCTTAAGACAAACACAAAACGCGATCTTATCCTTCTCCACGACGACTCCATCTCCATTACCAAACTCCGAGCTCTCGCAGCCGCAGGATGGAAGCTCCGTCGAATCCTACGAATCAGAAACCCACTTGCCGAAAAAGATTCATACAATGAGTATAATTACAGCAAGTTTCGACTGTGGCAGTTGACGGATTACGACAAAGTGGTCTTCATTGATGCTGACATCATCGTCCTGCTTAACCTTGACCTTCTCTTCCATTTCCCTCAGATGTCGGCCACCGGGAATGATGTCTGGATATTTAACTCCGGTGTAATGGTCATTGAGCCTTCTAATTGTACGTTTAGTACGATCATGAGTCAACGAAACGACATCGTTTCATACAACGGCGGAGATCAAGG GTATCTAAACGAGATATTCGTGTGGTGGCACCGATTACCTCGCCGAGTAAACTTTCTAAAGAACTTCTGGTCGAACACAACCAACGAAAGAAACATCAAGAACAGCCTCTTCACTGCTGAGCCGCCTCAGCTCTATGCAGTCCACTACTTGGGATGGAAACCATGGCTTTGTTATAGAGACTACGACTGCAACTTCGACGTGGAGCAGCATGTGTACGCTAGCGACGCGGCTCACGATAGATGGTGGAAAGTGCACGACGCCATGGACGAAGATTTGCAAAGGTTTTGTAGGCTGACCAAGAAGAGGAGGACAGAACTTAACTGGGAGAGGAGGAGATCGAGGCGTAGAGGTTCAACTGACTTCCATTGGAGGATCAATGTTACTGATCCAAGACGACGCCGTTCTTATTTGATAGGGTAA
- the LOC106361102 gene encoding UDP-glucuronate:xylan alpha-glucuronosyltransferase 2 isoform X1: protein MKEKCFLLRNGRTMMMVMKIAPSKSALIRFNLILFSLSFLLYTAFSLHPSSSVYFRSAASFVGCSFRHCTPKVTRGVKMQELTVENQINKIGSQIASNQTKLEAPSFMEEILTRGLGKTKIGMVNMEEADLTQWKRYGETNHIHFDRVSKLFTWHDLFPEWIDEEEDHEVPTCPEIPMPDLERLEKFDLIVVKLPCKYPEEGWRREVLRLQVNLVAANLVAKKGKTDWTWKSKVLFWSKCQPMIEIFRCDDMEKREGNWWLYRPEVVRLQQKVSLPIGSCNLALPLWAPQGIDKVYDLTKIKAETRRPKREAYATVLHSSESYVCGAITLAQSLLKTNTKRDLILLHDDSISITKLRALAAAGWKLRRILRIRNPLAEKDSYNEYNYSKFRLWQLTDYDKVVFIDADIIVLLNLDLLFHFPQMSATGNDVWIFNSGVMVIEPSNCTFSTIMSQRNDIVSYNGGDQGYLNEIFVWWHRLPRRVNFLKNFWSNTTNERNIKNSLFTAEPPQLYAVHYLGWKPWLCYRDYDCNFDVEQHVYASDAAHDRWWKVHDAMDEDLQRFCRLTKKRRTELNWERRRSRRRGSTDFHWRINVTDPRRRRSYLIG, encoded by the exons ATGAAAGAGAAGTGTTTTTTATTGAGAAACGGGAGGACGATGATGATGGTAATGAAGATAGCTCCATCCAAATCCGCATTGATACGCTTCAACTTAATcttgttttctctctcttttcttctctaCACTGCATTTTCTCTTCACCCTTCTTCGTCAGTTTACTTCCGCAGCGCAGCTTCCTTTGTTGGATGCTCCTTTCGTCATTGCACTCCCAAG GTAACGAGAGGAGTGAAGATGCAAGAACTCACTGTAGAGAACCAAATAAACAAGATAGGTTCACAAATCGCTAGTAACCAGACCAAGCTTGAGGCACCAAGCTTCATGGAGGAGATTCTAACAAGAGGGTTAGGGAAAACAAAGATAGGGATGGTAAACATGGAAGAAGCCGATCTTACCCAATGGAAACGTTATGGAGAAACTAATCACATACATTTTGACCGTGTGTCTAAGCTTTTCACATGGCATGACTTGTTTCCTGAATGGATAGACGAAGAGGAAGATCACGAGGTTCCCACATGTCCTGAGATACCAATGCCTGATTTGGAAAGATTAGAGAAGTTTGATTTGATAGTAGTGAAGCTGCCTTGTAAGTACCCTGAAGAAGGGTGGAGAAGAGAGGTTTTAAGGTTGCAAGTCAACCTTGTCGCGGCTAACTTGGTGGCCAAGAAAGGGAAGACGGATTGGACATGGAAGAGCAAAGTGTTGTTTTGGAGCAAATGTCAACCGATGATTGAGATTTTCCGGTGTGATGATATGGAGAAGAGGGAGGGAAATTGGTGGTTGTATCGGCCAGAGGTGGTTAGGTTACAGCAGAAGGTTAGTTTGCCCATCGGATCTTGCAATCTTGCTCTTCCTTTGTGGGCACCACAAG GTATAGACAAAGTGTATGACCTAACAAAGATAAAAGCAGAGACAAGACGACCAAAACGTGAGGCCTACGCAACCGTCCTCCACTCTTCCGAATCTTACGTCTGTGGCGCCATAACTCTGGCTCAAAGCCTCCTTAAGACAAACACAAAACGCGATCTTATCCTTCTCCACGACGACTCCATCTCCATTACCAAACTCCGAGCTCTCGCAGCCGCAGGATGGAAGCTCCGTCGAATCCTACGAATCAGAAACCCACTTGCCGAAAAAGATTCATACAATGAGTATAATTACAGCAAGTTTCGACTGTGGCAGTTGACGGATTACGACAAAGTGGTCTTCATTGATGCTGACATCATCGTCCTGCTTAACCTTGACCTTCTCTTCCATTTCCCTCAGATGTCGGCCACCGGGAATGATGTCTGGATATTTAACTCCGGTGTAATGGTCATTGAGCCTTCTAATTGTACGTTTAGTACGATCATGAGTCAACGAAACGACATCGTTTCATACAACGGCGGAGATCAAGG GTATCTAAACGAGATATTCGTGTGGTGGCACCGATTACCTCGCCGAGTAAACTTTCTAAAGAACTTCTGGTCGAACACAACCAACGAAAGAAACATCAAGAACAGCCTCTTCACTGCTGAGCCGCCTCAGCTCTATGCAGTCCACTACTTGGGATGGAAACCATGGCTTTGTTATAGAGACTACGACTGCAACTTCGACGTGGAGCAGCATGTGTACGCTAGCGACGCGGCTCACGATAGATGGTGGAAAGTGCACGACGCCATGGACGAAGATTTGCAAAGGTTTTGTAGGCTGACCAAGAAGAGGAGGACAGAACTTAACTGGGAGAGGAGGAGATCGAGGCGTAGAGGTTCAACTGACTTCCATTGGAGGATCAATGTTACTGATCCAAGACGACGCCGTTCTTATTTGATAGGGTAA